In Longimicrobium sp., one genomic interval encodes:
- a CDS encoding flavoprotein, which produces MPGSRAPRRPFAGRRVVLGVTGGIAAYKAIAVARDLTLAGASVDVVLTEGAME; this is translated from the coding sequence ATGCCCGGGTCTCGCGCGCCCCGGCGCCCCTTCGCCGGGCGCCGCGTGGTCCTGGGCGTCACCGGCGGTATCGCCGCGTACAAGGCCATCGCCGTCGCCCGCGACCTGACCCTCGCGGGCGCGTCCGTCGACGTCGTCCTCACGGAGGGGGCGATGGAG